Proteins encoded by one window of Gemmatimonas aurantiaca:
- the fbp gene encoding class 1 fructose-bisphosphatase produces the protein MVKHTATSVVTIERFIIEQERLFPDATGELSGILYDMALVGKMIANKVRSAGLADILGATSDTNVQGEVQQKLDVIANEIVVKAFDHGGRLCAMASEEEENIIHIPEGFRPGKYVLLFDPLDGSSNIDVNVPVGTIFSVFRKITRGSHGEMEDLLQPGRRQVAAGYILYGSSTMMVYTTGQGVHGFTLDPSIGEFLLSHPHIRIPENARYLSVNDAYEQDWPEPTRALMRRYRGLDGERKALNVRYVGSLVADFHRNLLGGGMFCYPANAKSPRGKLRLLYEANPLAFIAEQAGGAATDGYGSILDVEPTELHQRTPLYIGSREEVELVSEFPLPRFVAPGIPERRSGNRATPPAPLS, from the coding sequence GTGGTCAAGCATACAGCGACGTCCGTTGTCACCATCGAGCGTTTCATCATCGAACAGGAGCGCCTGTTTCCCGATGCCACCGGCGAGTTGTCCGGCATCCTCTATGACATGGCCCTCGTGGGGAAGATGATCGCCAACAAGGTGCGCAGCGCGGGGCTCGCCGACATCCTCGGTGCCACGAGCGATACCAATGTGCAGGGTGAGGTGCAGCAGAAGCTCGATGTGATCGCCAACGAGATCGTGGTGAAGGCGTTCGATCATGGCGGACGTCTGTGTGCGATGGCGTCGGAAGAGGAAGAGAACATCATCCACATTCCGGAGGGATTCCGTCCGGGCAAGTATGTGCTGCTCTTCGATCCGCTCGATGGATCGTCCAACATCGATGTGAACGTGCCGGTGGGCACGATCTTCTCGGTGTTCCGCAAGATCACGCGCGGTTCGCACGGTGAGATGGAGGACTTGCTGCAGCCGGGTCGCCGTCAGGTCGCGGCCGGCTACATCCTCTATGGCTCGAGCACGATGATGGTGTACACCACGGGCCAGGGCGTCCACGGCTTCACGCTCGATCCGTCCATCGGGGAGTTTCTGCTGTCGCATCCGCACATCCGCATCCCCGAAAATGCGCGGTATCTGTCGGTGAACGATGCGTACGAGCAGGACTGGCCCGAGCCCACCCGGGCGCTGATGCGTCGGTATCGCGGGCTGGACGGTGAACGCAAGGCGCTCAACGTGCGATATGTGGGATCACTCGTTGCCGACTTCCATCGCAACCTGCTGGGTGGCGGCATGTTCTGTTATCCCGCGAACGCCAAGTCGCCTCGTGGCAAGCTGCGTCTGCTGTACGAGGCCAATCCGCTGGCGTTCATCGCCGAACAGGCCGGCGGTGCGGCCACGGACGGCTACGGCAGCATTCTCGATGTGGAGCCCACGGAACTGCATCAGCGCACGCCGCTGTATATCGGCAGTCGAGAGGAGGTGGAGCTGGTGAGTGAGTTCCCGCTGCCCAGGTTCGTGGCGCCGGGCATTCCGGAGCGGCGCTCGGGCAATCGGGCCACGCCCCCGGCGCCGCTTTCCTGA